Proteins from a single region of Runella sp. SP2:
- the yiaK gene encoding 3-dehydro-L-gulonate 2-dehydrogenase has protein sequence MSTPKLLTIPADKMHKTLKRILLQHNFPKKRAEECAMTFTQNSVDGIYTHGINRFPRFIQYVRNGYVIPDAKPTIVHRFGGIEQWNGNLGAGPSNAIFATERAMKLAQKHGIGCVALANTNHWMRGGAYGWQAAKAGFAFIGWTNTTANMPAWGATNPKLGNNPLVFAAPYGDEAIVLDMAMSQYSFGAMELAVMKNEKLSVVGGYDKDGNLTDEPDKILESWRSLPVGFWKGAGLSFLLDVLAATLANGLATHEITQKPAEMASSQIFIALDLSKLSNFSSISSTIDAIIQDYKTSVPIKEQGHVSYPSERVLATRLKNSQQGIPVLENVWKEVTGFL, from the coding sequence ATGTCAACCCCTAAACTCCTTACCATTCCTGCGGACAAAATGCACAAAACGCTCAAGCGGATTCTTTTGCAGCACAATTTTCCTAAAAAAAGAGCCGAAGAATGTGCCATGACTTTCACGCAGAATAGTGTTGACGGAATCTATACCCACGGCATCAACCGTTTTCCTCGCTTCATCCAATACGTTCGCAACGGATACGTGATTCCCGACGCCAAACCGACGATAGTTCACCGTTTTGGGGGCATTGAGCAGTGGAACGGGAATTTGGGAGCAGGGCCTTCCAACGCCATTTTCGCTACCGAACGTGCCATGAAGTTAGCCCAAAAACACGGGATTGGATGCGTCGCGTTGGCCAATACCAACCACTGGATGCGCGGCGGGGCGTACGGCTGGCAAGCAGCAAAAGCAGGTTTTGCGTTCATCGGCTGGACCAATACCACCGCCAACATGCCTGCCTGGGGCGCTACCAATCCCAAATTAGGCAACAACCCGTTGGTATTTGCCGCTCCCTACGGCGACGAAGCCATCGTACTCGACATGGCGATGTCGCAGTACTCGTTTGGAGCAATGGAATTGGCCGTCATGAAAAATGAAAAACTTTCAGTAGTAGGCGGATACGACAAAGACGGGAACCTCACCGACGAGCCCGACAAAATTTTGGAATCGTGGCGGTCGTTGCCCGTTGGTTTTTGGAAAGGTGCTGGACTTTCGTTTTTGTTGGATGTACTTGCCGCTACTTTAGCCAATGGATTAGCCACGCACGAAATCACGCAAAAGCCAGCCGAAATGGCTTCTTCTCAGATTTTCATTGCGCTCGATTTGTCGAAACTAAGCAACTTTTCCAGCATTTCTTCAACCATTGACGCCATCATTCAGGACTATAAAACCTCCGTTCCCATCAAAGAACAAGGCCACGTAAGCTACCCAAGCGAGCGAGTACTAGCAACCCGACTCAAAAACAGTCAACAGGGAATTCCTGTGCTAGAAAACGTCTGGAAAGAAGTGACGGGGTTCTTGTAA
- a CDS encoding phytanoyl-CoA dioxygenase family protein, which yields MLTKEEIEFLDTNGYLKLGQLLTPEQVKQVNERLAELMDNEGENAGSELADSKYIRHPKEEGADRLADLVNKGSVFDIFYTHPRVLAGIEAVLGHEFKLSSLNYRAAKPGKGHQKLHVDWRNAIADGSFKVCNSIWLLDDFTEQNGSTRIVPKTHKGSVLPDEAMADPNDKHPDEIRIIAPAGSVFIFNSHVWHGGTTNFTDRDRRSIHSYFCTRDQPQQIDQKRYITQETSERIGEVGSHILDV from the coding sequence ATGCTTACCAAGGAAGAAATTGAATTTTTGGACACCAACGGTTACCTTAAATTAGGGCAGTTACTTACCCCCGAGCAAGTAAAACAAGTCAACGAGCGACTCGCGGAGTTGATGGACAACGAAGGAGAAAATGCAGGCTCAGAGCTAGCCGATTCCAAATACATTCGCCATCCCAAAGAAGAAGGTGCCGACCGCTTGGCCGATTTGGTCAACAAAGGCTCCGTTTTTGACATTTTTTACACGCATCCACGGGTATTAGCAGGAATTGAAGCCGTTTTGGGGCACGAATTTAAGTTGTCGTCGCTCAATTATCGCGCGGCAAAGCCTGGAAAAGGCCATCAAAAACTCCACGTCGATTGGCGCAATGCCATCGCCGACGGCTCTTTTAAGGTGTGCAACAGCATTTGGTTGCTGGACGATTTTACTGAACAAAACGGCTCCACCCGCATCGTTCCCAAAACCCACAAAGGCAGCGTATTACCCGACGAAGCCATGGCCGACCCCAACGACAAACATCCCGACGAAATTCGCATTATTGCACCTGCAGGTTCGGTATTTATCTTTAATTCGCACGTTTGGCACGGAGGCACGACCAACTTCACCGACCGCGACCGTCGCAGCATACACAGTTATTTTTGTACCCGCGACCAGCCCCAACAAATTGACCAAAAGCGCTACATTACCCAAGAAACAAGTGAACGTATTGGGGAAGTAGGCAGCCACATTTTAGACGTGTAA